From the Mus musculus strain C57BL/6J chromosome 10, GRCm38.p6 C57BL/6J genome, the window aaatctttaaaaaaaaaaaaaagaaagaaagaaagaaagaaagaaagaaaggaagaaagaaagaaagaaaaaagaagaaaaaaagaaaaagaaaaagccgggccgggtggtggtggcgcacgcctttaattaatcccagcacttgggaggcagaggcaggcggatttctgagttcaaggccagcctggtctacagagtgagttccaggacagcctggaatatgtagaaactgtctcaaaagacaaaacaaaacaaactaataaaGTTATCACAAACTTGATTGGCTAAAGTAATTCCCTCCCCAGAACAAAGATAATCCCTTAAAAATTTAGAGTCCTGTGCTGCTGTGTGAATAAACATTTCTAAGTCCCATCTCACCTGcctcagaaacaaagacaggagCTTCGGGGAGCTCGGTGCCAAGGTATGGGGCTGGCAGGATGTTAAGATGGCGGAGTCTCTGCACTGGTGCAGAGGTCTGCCTTGTCTAAAAAGAGCTCCCTCGTTGAAGTCTTCGAAGGATTTTCTCTCAGAAACCAGAGCTTTACAGCACAAACTGCTTCTCAATCTTATCACCTATGACAGACCGACTGGGAGTGGTTccccaaaaagcaaagcaaaaccagagGAAACCAGACCAGAGACCAAGCCAGAGCCTAACCCCACCGTGCAGACGACCAGGTGAGCCAGCTCCATAGCTGGCCCGCCCTCCAGGCTCTCACCGGGCCTTCCTCTCCACCCTTGACTCTTTAGCAGAGATTCTTTCTAGAACACCAAATTAAGCAAGTTGCGGTTCACGTCGGAAGTCAGCACAGGGAGAACTCGAAATTTTTCGGTCCTTTGCTAAGGATGGTGCCTGTCTCGGGACTGGCTGAGCGGCTCAGCCCACTGCAGCTTTGGGTGGCTTGCCTTCCTTTCCTGGTTGTTCTAGGAATTTTCTGACCAATTACAAGAGGAACACTAGGAATGAATggtcccctgccctgccctgcccactcCTCCCAGGCAACAGACCTTAAAGGAAAAGCAGGACAGTTCCTGCCCTGTATTTCAGGATTAGCCCCTAAATCGGTGGCTCTCAGCCCTCCTAACACTgcgaccctttcatacagttcctctcATTGTGGTgactccctgtcttagtcagggtttctattcctgcacaaacatcaggaccaagaatcaagttggggaggaaagggtttatttggcttacacttccatactgctgttcatcaccaaaggaagtcaggactggaactcaagcaggtcaggaagcaggagctgatgcagaagccatggagggatgttctttactggcttgcctcacctggcttgctcagcctgctctcttatagaacccaagactaccagcccagagatggtcccacccacaaggggcctttcccccttgattactaactgagaaaatgccttacagttggatctcatggaggcatttcctcaactgaagctcctttctctgtgataactccagctgtgtcaagttgacacaaaactagcctgtacaattgaccccttgtcaacttgacacacaaacacatcactagtaagcctcaacccttacattcttattcatccccaagatctaaataactttaaaagtcccacagtctttacatattcttaaaatttcaatctctttaaaatatccatctcttttaaaatccaaagtctttttacaattaaaagtttcttaactgtgggctccactaaaacagtttcttcaagagggaaaatatcagggcacagtcacaatcaaaagcaaaaatcaatctacaACTGTCCAAtctctgggatccaacttacgatcttctgggctcctccaagggcttaggtcacttctccagccatgccctttgtagcacacgcgtcatcctctaggctccagatgcctgtactccactgctgctgctgctcttggtggtcatctcatggtactggcatctccaaaacactgcatgaccccttcagtcctggaccttcaattgcaccttcaccaatgaccttccatggcctctcacagtgccgagcctcagctgctctgtgtgaccccttcatgccttcaaaaccagtaccacctgggtgacccttacatattaccaagtcccgctgcagcaggagtacaaccttggccatctctggaacacagcctctttgtgctttcagaaaacacttcccagaagatgtcacctcaatgatgctggtctcttcttaatcaccactaatttcttagctccagctaaccagcatcaatagtcccagtaatgcaaagtttttgctttagtagttctggtatcttgttaatcacagctgattcttcagccccagctaaccagaactacacaatcttcacaatcaaaacagcaatggccctgaaaagagtctttaattttccctctgaaatttcacaaaccaaacctccatcttctgcagtgttctcaacattatcttccaagctcctacacaacatctgacagagctcttaacaatggatggatcttcaagcccaaagttccaaagtccttccatagccctccccaaaacatggtcaggttgtcacaggaataccccactctgctggtaccaatttgtcttagtcagggtttgtattcctgcacaaacatcatgaccaagaagcaagttggggaggaaagggtttattcggcttacacttccatactgctgttcatcaccaaggaagtcaggactggaactcaagcaggtcaggaaacaagagctgattcagaggccatggagggatgttctttactggcttgcctcacctggcttgctcagcctgctctcttatagaacccaagactaccagcccagagatagtcccacccacaaggggcctttcccccttgatcactaattgagaaaatgccttatagttggatctcatggaggcatttcctcaactgaagctcctttctctgtgataactccagctgtgtcaagttgacacaaaactagcctgtACACTCCCCatccacaaaattattttgttgctacttcataactgtaattttgctactattatgagttataacgtaaatatctgatatgcagatatttacagccattCGACTCCCACAGGGGCCATGACCCACAGGTCCTAATACAACCATTTCCATAACTGAAGCTCACCAGTAACTGAGTGAGTGGAAAGGCCCCCCTCTTCCAGCACAAACCTGCTTTCCTGTCTGCCCCCCAGAGGGGAGGTAGTGTTTGCTCTAAACACTTTGGAACTTGAGAACAAGATGACCAAGAAGCTGGGCTGTCAAAGGCTTGCCCATCACTCACACCCCACCTTGGGACTCAACTATGAGTGTAATATTCGCATTAACTGACTGAGAAGTAGATAGTTACTGTTACTATACTGTCGGCCTTTTGAATAAGGCTTGGTACGTGATTAGCACCTAGTTGACATGTTGATATAGGTTGTACCAGATATAGGTTTCCCCtttcagcaaaacaaaacacccaattaGGACTACCTGACAGCACCCCAATGCAGCATTTGTATTCTACCCTTCTCCAAATCTCTCAGAAGTCTGTCCCTCTTGTGTGTTACACACTCACAACACTGATCCATCGTGTGAGCCTCGAAACTGTGAGAACTCCCCACCAGCAAGCAAGGAACCCTGCAGCGAACACCCGCAAGATGGCCTCTTGTAGTGCTACCCACGGCTGAGGGCCTGCCCAGTCCCCCCAACTCACTACACACTAGACACTAACAAGGTCCGGGGTTACATGGCTATAAATCTGGGCTCCCTTGGCCCCCTCCTCAGATTAATTTTACTAGGACAGCCCCCAGAAGGCTGGGAAATACCCACCTGTATGAGCTGGCTTATTACAAAAGATACAGATGAAGAAAGTCACTGGGCAAGAGCTCTACTCTCCAAGCTCTCTAAGTGGGGATGGGGCGGTTGTGGAGCGCTAAGGAGCCTTCACTACACAAGCATTCAGTGAAGCAGAATCAGCCCAGCAGGGCGCGGCTCTCCAGGCTGCTCTTCCTCTGTGTGCCAGCCGCCTAGCTTTCTTACAGCCAAGAGGCAGGACCCCTTTTGAAACGGAGTCCTATGCTACACTTCAAATAATTTACTGTTATTTGTATTAACATTACTATTGACATAGTGACGGAGATGGAACTTGTCtaagagtttctattcctgcacaaacatcaggaccaagaagcaagttggggaggaaagggtttattcagcttacactttccacattgctgctcatcaccaaaggaagtcaggactggaactcaagcaggttaggaagcaggagctgatgcagaggccatggagggatgttcttttctggcttgcttcccctggcttgctcagcttgctttattatagaacccaagactaccagcccagggatagtactgcccacaatgggccctctcccactgatcactaattgagaagatgccccacagctggatctcatggaggcatttccccagctaaggcccctttctctgtgataactctagcttgtgtcaagttgacatacaaaaccagccagtacagaactCAACCCAAGggcatttccttttctctaaatcgttttcatttttaattatgagCATGTGTTTGGGTGTGGCACGTTGAGtgctggtacccacagaggccagagacccGGGATCTCCCTAGAGACTGAGTCACATGCAGAAGGTTGTGAGCACCCAGGTTTGGTTGCTTGGGGACTTACCTTTTTCagttctggaaaagcagccaacaCTATTCAACctccgagccacctctccagtctcaCAAGATGATGGTTCCTTTAGGGCCAGCTCCAAGACAAAAGGTCAGGAAGATTTGCTTCCATGACCTTCATCAGTGAAGAGAAATTCACATTTCTATGCTTTGTCTTGGGGGAGGGAGTAAGGAGCCGGGAGTCCTGTGGAAGTGCCTCCTACCCAGGATCTTTGGAAAGagtttggcaaaaaaaaaacaaaaaaaaacaaacaaacaaaaacaaaaaaagctgttCCTCTCATGGCCTCCAGGGGGCAGCATGGCTGAGAGAACACCTTATGCAGCCTTGAAGACGAATCCAAGACAACCTGTCCAACCCATTTGTACAAACAGTTGCAGGAATCTAAAACCAAACATGCCCTGCTGTTGAGGTGGCTTCTTGCAGGTAAAACCCGGCAAGTCAAGTCTGGCAGGGGTGGACCGGGGCCTCTGAGGACGGCCTGCTTCTGCTGGCAGGAGGAACGAGAAGTCTGTGTCCCGAGAGCTCTTTTGGTGTTTGCGTGGTTTTTGATGGGTTCCCAAGGCATACATTTGTTTTCACAGGGAAAACAATTTCAATGTGCAggacaggcagacatggaggTAGAATAACAAAGAACAATGACATTTGGGAAAGTGTGCGCCCCCTCTCCAGAAAAACACAAAGCCAAAACCATATCTTTGTAAACATTACTGAATTATGGAAtgttcttctaaaaaaaaaagcttgttccAAAACTGTgactaaaatacacacacatatatattacacatatagtAGCATGTTATCATAAATAAAGACATACAAATTTATCAACTAACAACTTCAATTTTTAATAATAGGAACAATTTTGCCATTCCAGACACAATttcaggggagaaaaaaaaatctgccctataaaaataaaacttaaagtcCTCAACATTATAAATATAGCTTTTCACTTTAGATTTAAAAGCTTCCCTGCGCCACCCTTCATTTACCACCATCCCTGTACCATCACATTCCGAAGAGAAAACAGCATTATAGCAAAGCTGGCTTTCGCTTTACCGGAGAATCTGAACAAcggtttaaaatatatatatatatatctctttGGCCTCTGgggctccttttcttcccttatgCTTTATGCTTCCTTTatgctttttcttcctttatgctTTAAAACAACGGCTGCTGTAGTAACCAGTGTTTGAGCGAGAACATCGGTCTTCAGGAACCTCGGACTGGCAGATCTTCAGGTGAAGTGCACACGCCATCGAGCGAGGTTTGGAGGCATACGGAGGAGGGAGCTGCTTCATACAGTCTacttcaagtaaaaaaaaaaaaattcacagataCCCATCAGCTGCTACTTTAGCGTCTAACAGTGTCTTAATCAGAGAAACCAATGCCTCACAAACGCTAGGCACACTGGGAGGAGTAGTCAGAAGACCAGGTGGCTGGTGGCAGCATACACAAACCCAATGGTAAAACCAGTACAAGAACCACGAAGGCATTCCCTGAACAACAAAGGCAGCGTGTCGGATGACAATGTCACTAAACCTCATTGATGCAcgaaaaaagaaatcacatgcaAAATTAAACAAGATGTGCCATTCATATTTTATAGCtagctctacttttttttttcccaactctTTCTAATAGCTTAGAAGATCCGATTGTCCAGGGAGCTTGCATTAGCATAACCCACACTTGGATCTGCCTCCCACAGGGCGACATTCTCTGACAAGTCAGGAGGGCCACCTCCAAGGGACAGATTCTCGATAGAAGGCACGGTTCATAGAAAGGCTAAGAGCTGGGGCACCTTGGAATTTCCAAACGATTCCATCGGGTGTCACCGTGTTAACAATTCCTTGGGAATTTATAAACAACAAAACCTATCTAGACTAGAGGCAGACCAACCGTAAGGCCCCTCCGGAATCGGAACACCCTTCCCTCGGCTCTCCGATTTGCAAGCTGCTGTGGAAAGTGAGGCCATTGCGCCTGTCTATTGCACATGCGTCTCTTTGGTTGGAAGGAACATGCTCGCTTGTGTTAAAATAGTTCCATAATTAACACTGTTGTGCAGTCAGCTGGGTGTGGACTTTCCTTCCTTGGGGCCCTTAGTTAAGTCTCTGAAGAGGCAAGGATGCAGTAGGACCCGGCCTTTAATCAACATCCCTGTCTTCTACTTTGTAAGAACAACTTTGAAGAGTGATTGGGGCTgggaggcgggggaggggggaagcaggGGAAAGGGGCAGAGGAAAGGAGGATGCAATAAACGGAAGAGGGTGATTGTCACAAAGTGTGCTGTGAGCCCTGGCCTTGCTATATCTTCTTTCTAGCTAACAGCTGAGGGGAAGCAGCTGCCCCTACCCAAACTCCTTTTTAACTCAGAGAGCAACCtctatgtgtgggggtgggggtgggggtgagaaccTACATTAACAGGGATCAGCACATGGCCAGGCCCCACCTACACAGAGAAGCTAAACCCCAGGCCATCCGCTCCACGCCAGCGGGTCTCAGAACCAGCGGGTCCAGAACCAGTGGATCTCAGAACAGATGTACAGGTCAAGTCCAGCTGAGGCACACCTACCTGTGGACCACCTCAGTCAAGGTTAAATCCACTGCGGGTCGGCTGCAGTTTGTGGATCCCTTTGGGCTTAGCTCCTGGCTCTTTGGCTCTGACCCCACATTTTACCACTAGCAAATTAAGCAATCTTTAACCAAGCTCAACATTGACCCTGAATGCTTTTAGCTCTTTTACAGACAAATACACCTTTCTCCTCTAACGCTAACTTAGAAGCCACACTACCTCCCCGAGCCCTGGGCCCTTACCTTCCCTCTACCTTCCCGACTTGCTCTCTACTTTCTTTGTCAAAACTCTTCCAAACTCTTTTCCCAGTCCCCCAGAGTTCCTAAATTCCTGTGTCCTTCAGTTCAGGTGGGTAGGGCTGCTCCAACAGAGAATGAAAACATGCAGGTAGTTTCACCGTAGAACACGGTCTTAGCGGTTGCTTAGTGAAGCCTTAAAGCTCATCTTTGCATCCTGAAGGTTACCAGAATCACGTCACTAAAGTAACTAGTAGAAGACAGGGGGCCTCAGCCCAGAGCTCATGCTTCCAAGCACGCTGGGATGCCTGATGCCCAAAGGCTCACAGCTTGCGAGAGGTAACATCGCCATGCCAAAACAGAACAAGCTTGTGGAGTCCCTTGTGCCAGTCCCTCGTGAGGCGCAAGATGCTGCGTGACCAGGCTTTGACAACTGTGTCtacagagaaaagaggaagaccCTAGAGTGGCCGGGCCACGAAGACAGCTCTCTGAGAAGAGAGGCAACCAACGCGACTCTCTTGTGCGTCCCAGAACAGTGCCTTCCGGGCAGGGAGAGCCCTCGGCCTTAGCCGGGCTTCCACACCTCGCCCAGGGCTTCCTCCAGCTTCTGCCTGTAGGCTGTGTAGCGCCGCTTCAGGCTCTGCAGCTGCTCATCCTCTTCCTTGTCCAAGATGCGCAGGAAGTTCTGCAGCTCCGGTAGGCTGAAAGCTTCCCACTGTCGGGGGACAAAGGGACAAAGAGGAAGACGCCATGACTGGATCCAGGAATAATGCAGACAGGATCACTTCAGTGTTCTCCCCGAAACCAAGGGAGGGTGGGCCCCCCTCCCACCGCCAGGGCAAGGTTTTGCTGTGTTGTACAGTCTAGCCTTGACctcacgatcctcctgcctcacagtCCTGAGTATTGGTTTTATGGCTTCCCTCCTCTCCTAGTCAACCCCACAGAGAATCAGCTCCCCACGtctgcatgtggtacacatgccCCTGAGATGTAAAGGTTGTCCTCCACACGTATGCTGTGGTACACATGCCCGCaaaatgcactcacacatacacaataatgaGAATAAGAACTACTTTAAGAAAGCCTCAAGCTggccagtggtggcgcacacctttaatcccagcacttgggaggcagaggcaggtggatttctgagtttgaggccagcctggtctacagagtgagttccaggacagccagggctacacagagaaaccctgcctcaaaacaaaaacaaaaacaaaaaagaggctcAGTACCACTCTCTAGACCGTTTCTGAGTGGAAGGCTAGAATAACCAGAGGCTCTGCCTCCGggtccctatctatctatctatctatctatctatctatctgtctgtctgtctatctatctatccgtgGCCCAGGTCTCCTGACTAGGCCATTGAGCAGAACCTGTTCTCTCAGCTTTAGAACTGCTCCACGGGACACCTCACACGTCCTGAGTCTGagacctgggctggagagtttgCACCAGGATCGCTGAACGCTGACGGAGGATATACAGGGCGGCCCAAAAATGGTTTTCAATGGGCACCCCAATACGTCGTCCTTGGAGAGAAGAGGACACATGCAAACAGAAGTCCCGAGTCATCTGACTGGATGTAGAGGGGAGGGGATGCCAGGCCCGCGTCTTGTTGGGTTTCCTTGCTCTTGGGAGCCTTTTCTCAGCAGCAGATAATGGGGAAGGTGAGGCTGGGattagagtccctggaactgggaCAAAGAGGTGAACACTGCTCTCTGTGTGAGCGTAAGTAAGAATtctttcctctgacctctgaagagCGCATGGCCACATAATATTCTAAGAGAATCATACCTGTAAGCTAACTAGGGGTTCACTTTGGGTGATTCAAAATCTCTCTCCTTTGCTGCCCCGCCCCCCACCTCCTTGAAGCAATAAAGCAGGCCAGCTGTTCGGGGCCATCTGATGCCACCGTGACCTCTCCCTCACTCACCTCTCCAATTTCATGCTCTCGAAGAACAAAACTAAGGGTGTCGGTTCTGGGCCCTGCTACCAAACGTAGGTACAGCGGGTGCTCCCGGTCGGAGAGCTTGCAGGCATACACTGAGGAAGGAACACAAACAGCGTGTTACAGAGGACTCCAGTGTTCCTGAGAcggttcccccaccccaccccaccacgtCACAGTAACAggacacatctctctctctctctctctctctctcactctcactctctctctctctctctcacacacacacacccacacacacctgtgACACACCACAGTAACAGGTAGACTCCCCGAGCCTCTAGATCACCATTCAATCACACTAACAACACAGTCCCACAAACCTAGTATACACCGAGCCTTGAAGAGGAAGCGATGAGTTCCAAGAATAAGATGAAATAGGAATTTGCATCAAGCGTGCTATGGTGATTCCGTCTGTCCCTCCCTTCAGAAAGATGGGACactttggggtgggggagggacctTAACCCCTTTAAAAACCATGAAAACATCTCAACCAAACAACATGGTTCCAAAACTCCCAGGAGCAAACGTCTTTGCAGACTGAGTAAGACCCAGCAGACCAGGCACTTATCCCACAAGCACAATGCGTCTTTACGGATGTACACAGACGTACTTTCACATACAAAGATTTGCCatccatgggggtggggaggggggtggcCAGCGGCTCAGCTGGACACTGTCATTTTAGATTGTGTGGCTGACATCTACCTGCGCTGGCAAAGTCGCTGACAAGCAAAAACTGTGTCCCTTAGCACTTCAGATGCAACCACAGTGCAGTTTCTTGGAGGTGGCTGCTCCTCCGCCAGGCTGCTGAGCCTATGGCTTCTGACTTGCCTATCTTTCTGTACAGGCTGGGAAAAGCCATGTGTCACCCTGCGCAGCTAAAGGACATTACTGTCATGTCCAAGTCAGTACATTTTCCACTATGGCTGCTTTAGGCTTTTCCCAGGGAAGACGTAAGTAGCTGACTGTCACTTATTGCTTGGAACGTAGACACCAGCTTCCATTCCAACTTTCCCCAGGAGATTCTAGTCTATTTCCTGAGGTAGTCTAATGTTCGTTCTACCCACTGGGCATGCGTGTGAGTTCAGGGAGACCCGGGGTCAGCACTCGTTTGTTTTTACCTGTGAGCTGTACaggtgcctcttttttttttcgagacagggtttctctgtgtagccctggctgtcctggaactcactctgtagaccaggctggcctcaaactcaaaaatccgcctgcctctgcctcccaagtgctgggattaattaaaggcgtgcaccaccactgcccagctctgtaCAGGTACCTCTTGGCCAAAAACTTCAACCACAAAAGTGTTCTCTGGCATGTCAAAGGGCACTGCTGTCATTGCTACCACAGCCTCACCAAACCTGTCCCTCTGTGCAGCACACCAGCAAGTCCTCCGCACGAGTCGTCTCATACAGAAGCCTAGAGGGCCCTCAGGCCTAACACTCTTCAACTCAAAATACGAACAGGAGCATTCAGAGAGATCTGCTTGTAGATAGAGTGTGGCTTCCACAGTCTGTCCCTGGCCTCTGACAGACACAGTTAGACATGGCGTCTATCAGCTGTCCTTCTGCTAATGAGTAAGAGAGGCAGGAACAGACAGACCGCTCTCATTTTAGGTGTGGCCACGTACCTTGGTCTTCCCGGTGACAACGCTTATAAAGCGCAAACTTGGTGGGACTCTCGGTCACCAGAAACTTCCTGAGCAGAGCCTCGATCACTTCCCCCACGGTGTTTGTACTGCTGATGTGAAGCGTGTTCATGCAGCCACCGCTGCTGGGCTCGGGAGAGGGCTGGGCAGGTTTGCAGAGTTCCATCTGCACCTTAATGAAGCCAGTGTAGATCCCATTGGAATTCTGAAGAATGAAGAAAGGTCACACTGAGCGGGTGGCCAGCAGGCTGGAAAAGGAGCAGATCTAACCCACACGGGAAGGCGAACAGCttttacccattttttttttttttgtcttacacCAAAGAGTGCAGAGAGGGGCTACCTCAGTGGGAAATTCATACAAGATCTGCAGGGCAGATGCAGTGGAGGAAACATGCTAGCCCTGAGGTTTGAGCTTCCAGAACCTTCTGGGATGGATCAGCACCCACTGAAGAATACACAGTCCTGTGTGGCACACGCCTGTCAGACCAGTGCTGCCTCGAAGCCTGGAGTGTATCTCAGCTCGGAGCTCAACACCAATCTTCCACAAGAAGGAAGGTTGTGTGGAGGGCTCTGAGACACCCAAGTCAGCAATAAGTTGACACTAGGAAAACAGGCTGGCTTTATTCCCAGGGGCAAGGGGACACACAGCAGATGACACTTCTGCTACACTCATTAGTGCAGAGCATACACAGCATGTCAGACACTCACACCTCCCACCTAGTCAGGGCAGGGTCCCTCATTCTGTCCCTGCTATGGCTGCTGCAGC encodes:
- the Rassf3 gene encoding ras association domain-containing protein 3 isoform X1, which codes for MRGTWSPNHIRSAARRGAETRHVDVEKEKETHNYLSKEEIKEKVHKYNSAVTDKLKMTLNSNGIYTGFIKVQMELCKPAQPSPEPSSGGCMNTLHISSTNTVGEVIEALLRKFLVTESPTKFALYKRCHREDQVYACKLSDREHPLYLRLVAGPRTDTLSFVLREHEIGEWEAFSLPELQNFLRILDKEEDEQLQSLKRRYTAYRQKLEEALGEVWKPG
- the Rassf3 gene encoding ras association domain-containing protein 3 isoform X2; the encoded protein is MTLNSNGIYTGFIKVQMELCKPAQPSPEPSSGGCMNTLHISSTNTVGEVIEALLRKFLVTESPTKFALYKRCHREDQVYACKLSDREHPLYLRLVAGPRTDTLSFVLREHEIGEWEAFSLPELQNFLRILDKEEDEQLQSLKRRYTAYRQKLEEALGEVWKPG
- the Rassf3 gene encoding ras association domain-containing protein 3; translated protein: MSSGYSSLEEDEDFFFTARTSFFRRAPPGKSRSGQPDVEKEKETHNYLSKEEIKEKVHKYNSAVTDKLKMTLNSNGIYTGFIKVQMELCKPAQPSPEPSSGGCMNTLHISSTNTVGEVIEALLRKFLVTESPTKFALYKRCHREDQVYACKLSDREHPLYLRLVAGPRTDTLSFVLREHEIGEWEAFSLPELQNFLRILDKEEDEQLQSLKRRYTAYRQKLEEALGEVWKPG